The sequence GATAACTTAGAAATTGGTTCTGCTGGAGGTGGTATCGATGGCGGTCAATGGCAAATGCCAATGCCCCATTTAATCACAGAAGGTTTAATTACCAAAGGCAACCAAAAAATTCCCATGTATGTTTTAGCCCAATTAGTAACTCATGGGAATGGAATAGCGATTGCCAGCAAACACCAAGGTAAAGGAATTGGTCTACAATTAGCTGGAGCCAAATCCTTATTTAGTCAACTCAAATCCTCCACACCCTTCACCGCTGCTTTCACCTTTCCCCACGTCAACCAAGATTTATGGATTCGCTACTGGTTAGCCGCCGGCGGTATCGACCCTGACGCAGACGTCAAACTCCTGACCGTACCTGCAGCCCAAACCGTAGCCAACATGAAAACAGGTACAATGGACGCCTTCAGTACAGGCGACCCCTGGCCTTATCGCATCGTTAAAGATAAAATCGGCTTTCTCGCCGCCCTGACTGCAGAGATTTGGAAAAATCACCCCGAAGAATACCTAGCCATTAGAGCCGATTGGGTTGACAAAAATCCCAAAGCCACAAAAGCCATACTCAAAGCTGTTATGGAAGCACAACAGTGGTTAGATAATTTTGACAACCGCAAAGAAGCAGCACAGATTCTCGCCGGCAGAAATTATTTCAATTTGAATTCACCAGAAATCCTTGCAGACCCATACCAAGGTAAATATGACATGGGTGATGGTCGCAAAATAGATGATAAATCATTAGCCGCCCTTTATTGGAAAGATGCCAAAGGAAATGTTTCTTATCCATACAAGAGCCATGATTTGTGGTTTATTACAGAAAACGTCCGCTGGGGTTTCTTGCCCAAAGATTATATTGCCAACAATGCCGCCAAAGCTAAAGAATTGATCAATAAAGTCAACCGTGAAGATATTTGGAAAGAAGCAGCAAAAGAACTAGGAATTGCAGCCGCTGACATTCCCACAAATACATCCCGTGGTGTAGAAGAATTCTTCGATGGTGTGAAATTCGACCCCGAAAAACCAGAAGAATATCTCAAGAGTCTCAAAATCAAAAAAGTTGCCGTTTAATCATCAGTTTGTAGTCACTACTTGAATTCTGAAAAATTTAGAAATAAAGTTTTGACTACTAACACATGTATCATCTTCAAATTGAGAGAACATCTAGCTAACCGCAAATATCGAATCTGAGGAGAACCCAGCAAATGACAACTGTACAAAGACGCCCTGCCAACCCTAAGGTTAACGGTAACTTCAACTTTATATCCCAACTGCAAAAACAATTCCCTGATTTTGTTCCTCCAGCTATTGCCCTGATTATATTTTTAGTTGTGTGGCAATTATTTTCCTTCACTCCCAATGCCACCCTACCAGGGCCAATCCAAGTCATCCAAGATACCTGGACTTTAATTGTGTATCCTTTCTATGATAAAGGTGGCACCGACAAGGGACTTTTTTGGCAGATTTGGGGTAGTCTACAACGGGTAGCAATTAGTTATACATTAGCGGCAATTGTTGGTATTGCCTTGGGCGTTTTGATTGGTGTCAATAAAACCATGTCCAAAGCTTTAGACCCTTTATTCCAACTACTGCGGACTGTACCACCCTTAGCTTGGGTACCCATTTCCCTAGCAGCCTTGCGACAAAACGAACCCGCCGCCTTATTCGTAATTTTCATCACTGCAATTTGGCCGATATTAATTAACACCGCAGTTGGTGTTACCCAAATTCCTCAAGATTACAACAACGTTGCCAAAGTCCTGCAACTGAGCCGCAAAGACTACTTTTTTAACATTCTCATTCCCGCAGCTTTACCTTACATCTTCACAGGGTTAAGAATTGCCATTGGTTTAGCTTGGTTAGCGATTATCGCCGCAGAAATCGTTATGTCTGGGATTGTCGGTATCGGCTTCTTTATCTGGGATGCCTATCAAAATAACAACGTCAGTGAAGTTATTTTAGCTCTAGTTTATATCGGCGTTGTTGGTCTTTTGTTAGATAAATTCATGGTTTGGATTCAAAACAAAATTTTACCAATTGAACAAAAATAAGCCTCAAGTATGAAGGATGAATCTTAAAGGCTAAAGGATAAAATTGTCTATCTTTAAACTTCACACTTCATACTTTACACTTCATAATTCATACTTCACACTTCATACCTTACACCTATGTCTATATTTGTTGGCGTTGACCAAATTGAAAAAGTTTTTGAATTAACTGGTGGTGGTAAATACATTGCCCTCAAAGGAATCGACCTCCAGATTAAGAAAGGCGAATTTGTTTCCTTAATTGGTCACTCAGGTTGCGGTAAATCCACACTTTTGAATATGATTGCCGGATTGGATTTACCCACCGAAGGTCTGGTAACTTTGGAAGGACAAAGAATTACCAAACCAGGGCCAGATAGGATGGTGGTATTTCAAAACTATTCCTTATTACCTTGGCGGACAGTTAGAGAAAACATTGCCTTAGCGGTAGACTCAGTGATGAGAGGTTTACCCGATGCAGAACGCACAGCCATCATCGATAAACATATAGATATGGTCGGCTTGCGTCCCCACGCAGATAAACAACCAGGTATGCTGTCTGGAGGACAAAAACAAAGAGTTGCGATCGCTCGCGCCTTAGCTATCCGTCCCAAGCTACTATTATTAGACGAACCCTTTGGTGCATTAGACGCCCTCACACGGGGTAACTTGCAAGAACAACTCATGCAAATCTGCGAAGAAAACCAAGTCACCGCCGTCATGGTGACTCACGACGTAGATGAAGCCGTGCTCCTGTCTGATAGAATCGTCATGCTCACCAACGGCCCAGAATCCAAAATTGGTGACATCCTCGAAGTAGATATCCCCAGACCCCGCAAGCGCATGGAAGTAGTAGAACACCCAAGCTACTACAGCTTGCGGAGTGAGATGATTTACTTCCTCAACCAACAAAAACGCATCAAAAAAATTCGCGCCAGAAAAACCGCAGCCATCACCCGCCACGGCTTAGAAAAAGTTAACTTAGACATCGGCTTTCTACCCCTTACCGCCTGCGCCCCCCTCGCCATCGCCAAAGAAAAAGGCTTCTTTGTTAAACACGGCCTAGACGAAGTTAACCTCACGCGCGAAAGTAGCTGGCGTGGTATCGTTGATGGCATGAGTGGCAATTACTTAGATGCAGCCCAAATGCCATCAGGTATGCCCATGTGGCTAACCTTAGGAGGAAATAAAAACCAACCCCTACCCGTTGTTACCGCCCTCACCATGACCCGCAACGGTAACGCCATCACCTTAGCAAAACGCTTCTATGACGGAGGCGTGCAAACCCTATCAGACTTTAAAAATTACCTACTCCGCACCCGTGACCAAAGACACACAATGGGAGTAGTGCATCCCGCATCCATGCATAACCTACTGCTGCGTTACTGGTTAGCAGCAGGCGGAGTTGACCCCGACTCCGACGTCGATATGAAAACCATTCCTCCAGCCCAGATGGTAGTAGACCTACAAGGTGGAAGCATCGACGGTTATTGCGTAGGGGAACCCTGGAACTACCGCGCCGCAGTCGAAGGAGTAGGCTTCACCATCGCCACCGACTTAGAAGTCTGGCTAGGACACCCCGGAAAAGTCCTCGGAGTCCGCGAAGATTGGGCAGAAAATTATCCCAACACTCACATCGCCCTCACCAAAGCCTTACTAGAAGCATGTCAATACTGTGCAAGTCCTGAAAATTCCGAAGAAGTTAGACAAATTTTAGCCCAGCGTGAATATGTCAGCACCGATCTAGAATACATCCAACTCGAAGATCCTCAAAGCAACGCCTGTAGCCTAGACCATCCACTCAGACAATACGCCCATCACCAATTTTATTCTGATTCAGCAATCAACCGTCCCAGTCGTACCGAACAAATTTGGATTATGAGTCAACTAGCGCGATGGGGCGATACACCCTTCCCCAGAAACTGGGTAGAAGTCGTAGAAAGAGTTTGTCGAGTCCGCGTCTTCAGTACTGCAGCCCGCGAACTCGGCTTAGACATCAGCTACACCCGTCAACCCATCCAGCTATTCGATGGTACACCATTCAACGCCGACGACCCCATAGGCTATCTCAACAGCTTGCCAATTAAACGCGACTTTTCTATCGCTGAAGTCATTCTTGACGCACCAAGAAAGACAGCAGCATAAAGGAAGCCAAGTGCTGAGTAAATTAGTGGTGTTCAGATACTCGACTTCTTAAAGAAGTCGGGTATCTAGCAGCCCCACTAGTTAACGAGGCTTTTTACTCCATTAACGAGGCTTTTTACTCCATTAACGAAGCTTTTTACTTCATTAACGAGGCTTTTTACTTCATTAACGAGGCTTTTTACTTCATTAACGAGGCTTTTTACTTCATTAACGAAGCTTTTTACTTCATTAACAAAGCTTTTTACTCCATTAACGAGGCTTTTTACTTCATTAACAAAGCTTTTTACTCCATTAACGAGGCTTTTTACTTCATTAACGAGTATCTGAACTTTAACATTCAGCTTTTTAACTACCCAATCGCCATGCAAAACCGCACCTTAAACCTTACCAGCATTCCCACAGACAAAGGAAACCGTCAACCTTTCCTAGAGATTAAAGACGTTTCCAAAGTCTACCCCACAAAGAAAGGCCCCTTCACAGTCCTCGATGGCGTTAACTTAAACGTCAATCAAGGCGAATTTATTTGTGTAATTGGGCACTCTGGCTGTGGTAAATCTACACTTCTCAACATGGTATCTGGTTTTAACTTTCCTACATCAGGACAAGTGTTGCTAGAAGGAGAACCGATTACCAAACCAGGGCCAGACAGAATGGTGGTGTTTCAAAACTACGCCTTGCTACCTTGGCGCACAGCTTTTGAAAACATTTACCTAGCCGTGAACGCAGTTTATCCCAACAAACCAGAAGCCGAAAAAAGAGCCATTGTCCGCGAAAATCTCACAATGGTAGGGTTAGGTGACGCTATGGAAAAGAAACCTCCCCAAATGTCAGGGGGGATGAGACAGCGGGTTTCCATCGCCCGCGCTTTAGCAATTCGCCCCAAAGTCCTGATTTTAGACGAACCATTCGGGGCGCTAGATGCGATTACCAAAGAAGAATTGCAAGAAGAACTGCTAAAAATTTGGAGTGATAATCGCTGTACAGTGCTGATGATTACCCACGACATCGACGAAGCGCTATTTTTAGCAGACAAATTAGTCATGATGACCAATGGCCCCCACGCCAAGATTGGCGAAGTCATGGAAATTCCCTTTTCTCGCCCACGCGATCGCGCCCGCATCATGGAAGACCCACAATACTATAAACTACGTAATTATGCCCTAGACTTTCTCTTCAACAGATTTGCCCATGATGACGTCGGCTAAAACGTTCTCCAACACGATTCAGGTTAGCCCTCAAGTCAAAAGTAATAGGTAAAAAATCAAATTTTACCGCTTACTTTTGGCTTTTTTGTGTATGTTGAGAGGATGCCTCACAACTTATATTTACACTCCTCTATTGTGCAAACCCGTGATTGGCAACCTAGTACTGAAAAAAGATGGGAAGCGATGCTGAATTTTCAGGAATACTATAACCAGGGTGTGCAAAAGCTTGAGCAACGCAATTTCAACGGTGCAATAGAAGATTTTAGTCTGGTAGTGCAGTTAAATCCTAGATACTACGAGGGTTTTTGCCTCAGAGGTTTGGCAAAATCTCACTTAGGAAATTTTCAAGCAGCCGTTATCGACTTTGATCAAGCACTGCGACTAAATCCCAACCATACAGATGCTTACAACAGTCGGGGAACTGCTTATGCAGAACTAGGAAAAATTGAAGCGGCCATTACCGACTTTAACCAAGTAATCAGAATCGATCCGAAGTCTGTAGATGCTTACTACAATAGGGGCTTTTTGAATTATAGACAGGGAAATCACAAGCTAGCGATCGCTGATTTTAACCAAGCACTACAAATTAACCCCAACTTAGCAGATGCTTACGGGAATCGAGGACTGGCTAAATATGCTTTAGGCGATCGCAAAAGCGCTATTACTGATCTACAGCAAGCTGCAAGTCTGTTTCAACAGCAAGGAGATACTTTG is a genomic window of Fortiea contorta PCC 7126 containing:
- a CDS encoding nitrate ABC transporter ATP-binding protein (This model describes the ATP binding subunits of ATP-binding cassette (ABC) transporters for nitrate transport, or for bicarbonate transport, in bacteria and archaea.), with the protein product MSIFVGVDQIEKVFELTGGGKYIALKGIDLQIKKGEFVSLIGHSGCGKSTLLNMIAGLDLPTEGLVTLEGQRITKPGPDRMVVFQNYSLLPWRTVRENIALAVDSVMRGLPDAERTAIIDKHIDMVGLRPHADKQPGMLSGGQKQRVAIARALAIRPKLLLLDEPFGALDALTRGNLQEQLMQICEENQVTAVMVTHDVDEAVLLSDRIVMLTNGPESKIGDILEVDIPRPRKRMEVVEHPSYYSLRSEMIYFLNQQKRIKKIRARKTAAITRHGLEKVNLDIGFLPLTACAPLAIAKEKGFFVKHGLDEVNLTRESSWRGIVDGMSGNYLDAAQMPSGMPMWLTLGGNKNQPLPVVTALTMTRNGNAITLAKRFYDGGVQTLSDFKNYLLRTRDQRHTMGVVHPASMHNLLLRYWLAAGGVDPDSDVDMKTIPPAQMVVDLQGGSIDGYCVGEPWNYRAAVEGVGFTIATDLEVWLGHPGKVLGVREDWAENYPNTHIALTKALLEACQYCASPENSEEVRQILAQREYVSTDLEYIQLEDPQSNACSLDHPLRQYAHHQFYSDSAINRPSRTEQIWIMSQLARWGDTPFPRNWVEVVERVCRVRVFSTAARELGLDISYTRQPIQLFDGTPFNADDPIGYLNSLPIKRDFSIAEVILDAPRKTAA
- the ntrB gene encoding nitrate ABC transporter permease: MTTVQRRPANPKVNGNFNFISQLQKQFPDFVPPAIALIIFLVVWQLFSFTPNATLPGPIQVIQDTWTLIVYPFYDKGGTDKGLFWQIWGSLQRVAISYTLAAIVGIALGVLIGVNKTMSKALDPLFQLLRTVPPLAWVPISLAALRQNEPAALFVIFITAIWPILINTAVGVTQIPQDYNNVAKVLQLSRKDYFFNILIPAALPYIFTGLRIAIGLAWLAIIAAEIVMSGIVGIGFFIWDAYQNNNVSEVILALVYIGVVGLLLDKFMVWIQNKILPIEQK
- a CDS encoding CmpA/NrtA family ABC transporter substrate-binding protein, giving the protein MTEFFNQFSRRKFIITAGASASAVFLKGCLGNPPDGSAGGGAQSPSAAQPVANISPEQAPETAAIKLGYIPIIESAPLIIAKEKGLFAKYGMSNVELAKQASWGAARDNLEIGSAGGGIDGGQWQMPMPHLITEGLITKGNQKIPMYVLAQLVTHGNGIAIASKHQGKGIGLQLAGAKSLFSQLKSSTPFTAAFTFPHVNQDLWIRYWLAAGGIDPDADVKLLTVPAAQTVANMKTGTMDAFSTGDPWPYRIVKDKIGFLAALTAEIWKNHPEEYLAIRADWVDKNPKATKAILKAVMEAQQWLDNFDNRKEAAQILAGRNYFNLNSPEILADPYQGKYDMGDGRKIDDKSLAALYWKDAKGNVSYPYKSHDLWFITENVRWGFLPKDYIANNAAKAKELINKVNREDIWKEAAKELGIAAADIPTNTSRGVEEFFDGVKFDPEKPEEYLKSLKIKKVAV
- a CDS encoding tetratricopeptide repeat protein, yielding MPHNLYLHSSIVQTRDWQPSTEKRWEAMLNFQEYYNQGVQKLEQRNFNGAIEDFSLVVQLNPRYYEGFCLRGLAKSHLGNFQAAVIDFDQALRLNPNHTDAYNSRGTAYAELGKIEAAITDFNQVIRIDPKSVDAYYNRGFLNYRQGNHKLAIADFNQALQINPNLADAYGNRGLAKYALGDRKSAITDLQQAASLFQQQGDTLRYQQTQSLLRQIQQ
- a CDS encoding nitrate ABC transporter ATP-binding protein (This model describes the ATP binding subunits of ATP-binding cassette (ABC) transporters for nitrate transport, or for bicarbonate transport, in bacteria and archaea.), producing the protein MQNRTLNLTSIPTDKGNRQPFLEIKDVSKVYPTKKGPFTVLDGVNLNVNQGEFICVIGHSGCGKSTLLNMVSGFNFPTSGQVLLEGEPITKPGPDRMVVFQNYALLPWRTAFENIYLAVNAVYPNKPEAEKRAIVRENLTMVGLGDAMEKKPPQMSGGMRQRVSIARALAIRPKVLILDEPFGALDAITKEELQEELLKIWSDNRCTVLMITHDIDEALFLADKLVMMTNGPHAKIGEVMEIPFSRPRDRARIMEDPQYYKLRNYALDFLFNRFAHDDVG